One genomic region from Campylobacter concisus encodes:
- the thiC gene encoding phosphomethylpyrimidine synthase ThiC has protein sequence MRDKTQMYYARRGEITQEMSYVARIEGLSENLVMDEVAKGSIIIPANINHKNLKPMGIGRKLKTKVNANIGNSSLSSDICTELKKLEICLEFGADTVMDLSTDGDLDAIRSAIIEHSSVPVGTVPMYEILKEAKEVTNITNELILEILEKQAKQGVSYFTIHAGFLREFLPLVKKRKMGIVSRGGSLSASYMSKLNRQNPFYEIFDQILEICARYDVSLSLGDGLRPGCLFDATDEAQLSELKVLGELTLRAWQKDVQVMIEGPGHVPLNQIEYNMKIEQELCHDAPFYVLGPLVSDIGAGYDHITSAIGGTIAAYHGASMLCYVTQKEHLGLPNENDVREGIVAHKIAAHAADVALGKAGAIEKDHEMSDARYAFDWNKQFELSFDPKKARELHDESLPEDAFKSAHFCSMCGPKFCAYKISKDLEKGEKC, from the coding sequence ATGAGAGATAAGACGCAGATGTATTATGCTAGGCGCGGCGAGATAACGCAAGAGATGAGCTATGTGGCAAGGATCGAGGGGCTTAGTGAAAATTTAGTAATGGATGAGGTGGCAAAAGGTAGCATCATCATCCCAGCAAATATAAATCATAAAAATTTAAAGCCAATGGGCATAGGCAGAAAGCTAAAGACAAAGGTCAATGCAAATATCGGCAACTCAAGTCTAAGTAGTGACATTTGCACGGAGCTTAAAAAGCTTGAAATTTGCTTAGAATTTGGCGCTGATACGGTTATGGATCTAAGCACAGATGGCGATTTAGACGCTATTAGGAGTGCGATCATTGAGCATTCAAGCGTGCCAGTTGGCACAGTGCCTATGTATGAAATTTTAAAAGAGGCAAAAGAGGTTACAAATATCACAAATGAGCTCATTTTAGAGATACTTGAAAAGCAAGCGAAGCAAGGGGTTAGTTACTTTACGATACACGCTGGATTTTTGCGTGAGTTTTTGCCGCTTGTCAAAAAGCGAAAAATGGGCATAGTAAGCCGCGGTGGCAGTTTAAGCGCAAGCTACATGTCAAAGTTAAATAGGCAAAATCCATTTTATGAGATTTTTGATCAAATTTTAGAAATTTGCGCAAGGTACGACGTCTCGCTCTCGCTTGGCGACGGACTTCGCCCAGGATGTCTTTTTGATGCGACAGATGAGGCACAGCTTAGCGAGCTAAAGGTGCTTGGAGAGCTTACACTTCGTGCGTGGCAAAAAGATGTGCAAGTGATGATAGAAGGCCCTGGTCATGTGCCATTAAATCAAATTGAGTATAATATGAAAATCGAACAAGAGCTCTGCCATGACGCCCCATTTTACGTGCTTGGACCGCTTGTCTCAGACATAGGCGCAGGATACGATCACATCACCTCGGCGATCGGCGGCACAATTGCAGCATATCACGGTGCTAGCATGCTTTGCTACGTGACGCAAAAGGAGCACCTTGGCTTGCCAAATGAAAATGACGTAAGAGAGGGCATCGTAGCTCACAAGATAGCAGCTCATGCCGCAGACGTCGCACTTGGTAAGGCTGGAGCTATAGAAAAGGATCACGAGATGAGTGATGCTAGATATGCATTTGACTGGAACAAGCAGTTTGAGCTTAGCTTTGATCCAAAGAAAGCTAGAGAGCTTCACGATGAGAGCTTGCCAGAAGACGCGTTTAAGAGCGCTCATTTTTGTTCGATGTGCGGACCAAAATTTTGTGCATATAAAATTTCAAAAGATCTAGAAAAAGGAGAAAAATGTTAA
- a CDS encoding bifunctional 2-C-methyl-D-erythritol 4-phosphate cytidylyltransferase/2-C-methyl-D-erythritol 2,4-cyclodiphosphate synthase produces MLDISLIMLGAGNSSRFELPVKKQWLRIGSDPLWLFATKNLSNFYTFKEIIVVSKECKYMSKFAPNYKFVDGGETRQDSLKNALELVNSEFVLVSDIARPCISSELFHKIIEAASQADCVVPALKIADTAYLGENAIDREKVKLIQTPQLSRTALLKKALSSGEIYTDDSSAMRAIGASVWQILGDEMARKITYKEDLAKISALKEPENEVFVGNGFDVHEFENGRPLILCGEKIDYEFGLKAHSDGDVALHALTDAILGAAGLGDIGELFPDTDAKFKDISSIYLLEEAYKRVQSVGFMLTNADITIMAQKPKISKLKSKMEANIAKALNLSQSRINVKATTTEGLGFVGRCEGIAVMASASLKFYNWKQI; encoded by the coding sequence TTGCTTGATATATCACTTATAATGCTTGGAGCAGGAAATTCTAGCCGTTTTGAGCTACCAGTAAAGAAGCAATGGCTTCGAATAGGAAGCGATCCACTTTGGCTATTTGCCACTAAAAATTTGAGTAACTTTTACACATTTAAAGAGATCATTGTTGTTAGCAAAGAGTGCAAATATATGTCAAAATTTGCTCCAAATTATAAATTTGTTGATGGCGGCGAAACCAGACAAGATAGCCTAAAAAACGCACTTGAGCTAGTAAATAGCGAATTTGTCTTAGTTAGTGACATCGCTCGTCCTTGTATATCAAGCGAGCTCTTTCATAAGATCATCGAGGCAGCAAGTCAGGCTGATTGTGTAGTTCCTGCACTAAAGATAGCTGATACTGCCTACCTTGGTGAAAATGCGATCGATAGAGAGAAGGTAAAACTTATCCAAACACCACAGCTTTCTCGCACAGCACTTCTTAAAAAAGCCCTCAGCAGTGGTGAAATTTACACAGATGATAGCTCGGCCATGAGAGCCATTGGCGCAAGCGTTTGGCAAATTTTAGGCGATGAAATGGCAAGAAAGATCACTTACAAAGAGGATCTTGCTAAAATTTCTGCCTTAAAAGAGCCAGAAAATGAGGTCTTTGTTGGAAATGGCTTTGACGTGCATGAGTTTGAAAATGGCCGTCCTTTGATTCTTTGCGGCGAGAAGATCGACTATGAGTTTGGACTAAAAGCTCACAGCGACGGCGACGTGGCACTTCATGCGCTGACGGATGCCATTTTGGGGGCTGCTGGGCTTGGCGATATAGGCGAGCTTTTCCCTGATACGGACGCTAAATTTAAAGATATTAGCTCCATTTACTTGCTTGAGGAAGCTTACAAAAGAGTGCAAAGTGTGGGTTTTATGCTAACAAACGCTGATATCACGATAATGGCGCAAAAACCAAAAATTTCAAAGCTAAAGTCAAAAATGGAGGCAAATATCGCAAAAGCTCTAAATTTAAGCCAAAGCCGCATAAATGTAAAGGCAACGACTACTGAAGGGCTTGGCTTTGTCGGCAGATGCGAAGGGATCGCCGTAATGGCAAGTGCTAGCCTTAAATTTTACAACTGGAAGCAAATATGA